From one Gallionella capsiferriformans ES-2 genomic stretch:
- a CDS encoding MFS transporter — protein sequence MTTTYPSILRIAFASFIGTAIEFYDFYIYGLAVAMVIGPVFFPASDPATQALNAFLTFGIAFVARPIGALLFGHFGDKIGRKTTLAASLLVMGSCTTLIGFLPGYALIGWSAPALLCLLRFGQGIGLGGEWGGAALLAAEHAPKGRRGWFGMFPQLGPPVGFLLAVGSFLLLSQLLDDAQFREWGWRIPFLASAILVIIGLYVRLKLTETPVFAQSAQQAVKLPAAELFRHHAKPLVLGALVMVVCYALFYISTVFSLSYGTTTLGIPRPQFLLMLCVAVLFMAAATPLSAWLGDRFGRRPVLITAGLAALLSGFLLAPALESGSLFQITGFLCLELFLMGATFAPMGALLPELFPTRVRYTGAGAAYNLGGILGASLAPYIAQQLVLAGGLTWVGGYISVAAAISVSAALFITDARDKELT from the coding sequence ATGACGACTACTTATCCTTCCATCTTGCGTATCGCCTTTGCCAGTTTCATCGGCACCGCAATTGAATTCTACGACTTTTACATCTACGGTCTGGCTGTGGCGATGGTGATAGGTCCTGTGTTTTTCCCTGCCAGCGATCCTGCCACGCAAGCTCTGAATGCATTTTTAACCTTCGGTATCGCCTTTGTCGCACGCCCCATCGGCGCGCTGTTATTCGGCCATTTTGGCGACAAAATCGGCAGAAAAACCACGCTAGCCGCCTCCTTGCTGGTCATGGGCAGTTGCACCACGCTGATCGGTTTTCTGCCAGGCTACGCGCTGATTGGTTGGAGCGCGCCCGCCCTGCTCTGCCTGTTGCGCTTTGGTCAGGGAATCGGATTGGGAGGCGAATGGGGCGGTGCCGCACTGCTGGCTGCTGAACATGCGCCTAAGGGACGACGCGGCTGGTTTGGCATGTTCCCGCAACTTGGGCCGCCGGTCGGTTTTTTGCTGGCAGTCGGCAGTTTTTTGCTGCTCTCACAACTGCTAGATGACGCACAGTTTCGCGAGTGGGGATGGCGCATCCCGTTTCTCGCCAGCGCAATCCTGGTGATCATCGGTCTTTACGTGCGGCTCAAGCTGACCGAAACACCCGTGTTCGCGCAAAGCGCCCAACAGGCCGTCAAACTACCGGCCGCCGAATTGTTCCGTCATCATGCAAAGCCACTGGTACTGGGCGCGCTAGTGATGGTGGTGTGCTATGCCTTGTTTTATATCTCGACGGTGTTTAGCTTGAGTTACGGCACAACGACGCTTGGCATTCCCCGACCGCAATTTTTGCTGATGCTGTGCGTCGCCGTGCTATTTATGGCGGCCGCTACACCGCTCTCGGCATGGTTAGGGGACCGGTTCGGCCGCCGTCCTGTCCTCATCACGGCAGGCTTAGCGGCCCTACTGTCAGGATTTCTACTCGCCCCCGCACTCGAGAGCGGCTCACTTTTTCAAATTACAGGCTTTCTGTGTCTGGAATTATTTTTGATGGGGGCCACCTTCGCGCCTATGGGCGCCCTGCTGCCGGAGCTCTTTCCGACCCGAGTGCGCTATACCGGCGCGGGTGCGGCCTACAATCTGGGCGGCATTCTAGGCGCATCGCTTGCCCCCTATATCGCACAGCAATTGGTGCTGGCAGGGGGGCTCACCTGGGTGGGCGGCTATATTTCAGTGGCTGCCGCCATCAGCGTGAGCGCGGCGCTCTTCATCACGGATGCACGCGACAAGGAACTGACATGA
- the miaA gene encoding tRNA (adenosine(37)-N6)-dimethylallyltransferase MiaA produces the protein MTQSTILDPESSHLPPALFLMGPTASGKTGVAVELAQTLPVELISVDSALVYRDMDIGTAKPDAATLALAPHHLINVIDPTEAYSAAAFRLAALALMADITARGKIPLLVGGTMLYFKALREGLSALPVANPSVRAELDAVIAQHGISHLHQQLAIVDPETAARLSPNDTQRIQRAMEIYRITGTAMSALFKLQTENAALPYQITSIALVPSDRSVLHQRIETRFHQMIEQGLLTELQDLRKKYALDPELPSMRCVGYRQAWQYSEGEITQAQFVETGIIATRQLAKRQLTWLRSMPENVQIDCLTDNLTNKVRGALRF, from the coding sequence ATGACCCAATCCACAATCCTCGATCCAGAATCCTCGCATCTGCCACCCGCCCTGTTTTTAATGGGCCCGACCGCCAGCGGCAAGACCGGCGTCGCGGTTGAACTGGCACAGACGCTGCCGGTTGAGCTCATCAGCGTGGATTCCGCGCTGGTGTATCGCGACATGGATATAGGCACGGCTAAACCCGATGCAGCAACACTTGCTCTGGCCCCTCATCACCTGATCAATGTGATCGATCCGACAGAAGCGTATTCCGCCGCGGCCTTCAGGCTAGCTGCACTGGCCCTGATGGCGGACATCACCGCGCGCGGGAAAATTCCGCTGCTCGTTGGCGGCACCATGCTGTATTTCAAAGCCTTGCGCGAGGGGCTGAGTGCATTACCGGTCGCGAACCCTTCGGTGCGAGCTGAACTTGACGCGGTGATTGCCCAACACGGCATTAGCCACCTGCATCAACAACTGGCCATCGTCGATCCCGAGACAGCGGCGCGCCTCTCGCCCAACGACACCCAGCGCATCCAGCGTGCGATGGAGATTTACCGGATCACAGGAACCGCGATGTCTGCGCTCTTCAAGCTTCAAACCGAAAACGCCGCGTTACCCTACCAGATCACCTCGATCGCGCTCGTTCCATCAGATCGCAGCGTGCTGCATCAGCGCATCGAAACGCGTTTTCATCAGATGATCGAACAGGGATTGCTAACAGAGTTGCAGGATTTGCGAAAGAAATACGCATTAGATCCCGAACTGCCATCGATGCGCTGCGTCGGCTACCGGCAGGCCTGGCAGTATAGTGAAGGGGAAATCACTCAAGCACAGTTTGTCGAGACCGGCATCATCGCCACACGCCAGCTCGCCAAACGCCAGTTAACCTGGCTGCGCTCCATGCCGGAAAATGTACAAATCGACTGTCTGACAGATAACCTAACTAACAAAGTGCGCGGCGCATTACGCTTTTAG
- the pntB gene encoding Re/Si-specific NAD(P)(+) transhydrogenase subunit beta, protein MSASLATVSYIGAIILFILSLGGLSNPESSRRGNLYGMIGMTIAVLATVFGPRVTMAGLPWIIGAMVVGGSIGLYAARKVQMTQMPELVALMHSMVGLAAMLVGFANYIDPMAALNLSGAEKAIHEVEVYLGILIGAVTLAGSLIAFGKLSGKIGGKPLLLPGRHFMNLAGLLVVIAFGWQFMHSDSISSGMTALTVMTVISLLFGIHMVMAIGGADMPVVVSMLNSYSGWAAAATGFMLNNDLLIVVGALVGSSGAILSYIMCRAMNRNFISVIAGGFGGGKPVKKAEGDAQPAGEVVSISAVETAELLKDAKSVIIVPGYGMAVAQAQHTVNEITKLLREKGVNVRFGIHPVAGRMPGHMNVLLAEARVPYDIVMEMDELNADFPDTDVAMVIGANDIVNPAAQDDPTSPIAGMPVLEVWRAKTSIVMKRSMASGYAGVDNPLFYKDNNRMLFGDAKKMLEEVLAALKA, encoded by the coding sequence ATGTCTGCAAGCTTGGCAACCGTTTCATATATTGGTGCGATCATTCTCTTCATCTTGAGTTTGGGCGGCCTGTCCAATCCGGAGTCATCAAGGCGCGGTAATCTCTACGGCATGATAGGCATGACCATCGCCGTGCTGGCTACCGTGTTTGGCCCGCGCGTCACCATGGCTGGCCTGCCATGGATTATCGGTGCAATGGTGGTGGGCGGGAGTATCGGCCTTTACGCTGCGCGCAAAGTCCAAATGACCCAGATGCCGGAACTCGTTGCATTGATGCACAGCATGGTCGGTCTTGCTGCCATGCTGGTGGGTTTTGCCAATTACATCGATCCGATGGCGGCCTTAAATCTGTCCGGTGCTGAAAAGGCCATCCACGAAGTCGAAGTGTATCTGGGTATTTTGATCGGTGCGGTGACCCTTGCCGGTTCTCTGATTGCGTTTGGTAAACTGTCCGGCAAGATCGGCGGCAAGCCGCTGCTGCTGCCGGGCCGTCACTTCATGAATCTGGCGGGACTGCTGGTTGTGATCGCGTTTGGCTGGCAATTCATGCATAGCGATTCGATCAGTTCAGGCATGACCGCTTTGACCGTGATGACCGTCATCTCGCTGCTGTTCGGCATTCACATGGTGATGGCCATCGGGGGCGCGGATATGCCGGTGGTGGTCTCTATGCTCAACAGTTACTCAGGCTGGGCGGCAGCGGCCACCGGCTTTATGTTGAACAACGACCTGCTGATCGTCGTGGGTGCCCTAGTGGGCTCGTCCGGTGCGATTCTGTCCTACATCATGTGTCGCGCGATGAACCGCAACTTCATCAGCGTGATCGCAGGGGGTTTCGGTGGCGGTAAACCTGTCAAAAAGGCGGAGGGGGATGCGCAACCTGCCGGCGAAGTGGTTTCCATCAGTGCAGTCGAGACGGCTGAATTACTCAAAGACGCCAAGAGTGTGATCATCGTGCCGGGATATGGCATGGCGGTGGCGCAGGCGCAGCATACGGTGAATGAGATTACCAAATTGCTGCGCGAAAAAGGCGTTAACGTGCGTTTCGGTATTCATCCCGTTGCCGGACGGATGCCGGGTCACATGAACGTGCTGCTGGCCGAGGCCCGTGTGCCTTACGACATCGTGATGGAAATGGACGAGCTCAATGCAGACTTCCCCGATACGGATGTGGCGATGGTGATCGGTGCCAACGACATCGTCAATCCGGCAGCACAGGACGATCCGACTAGTCCCATTGCCGGCATGCCGGTGCTGGAAGTCTGGCGTGCGAAGACCTCTATCGTGATGAAGCGCAGCATGGCGTCAGGCTATGCCGGCGTTGACAATCCTTTGTTCTACAAAGACAACAACCGCATGCTGTTTGGCGATGCAAAGAAAATGCTGGAAGAAGTACTCGCTGCTTTGAAAGCATAA
- the mutL gene encoding DNA mismatch repair endonuclease MutL: MPSYIRVLPELLINQIAAGEVIERPAAALKELLENSLDAGATDITVQLDNGGIKLLRIRDNGRGIVRDELALALMRHATSKIASLDDLQSVESMGFRGEALASMAAVAQLTLSSRTAHDTHGWMVEAIDGRISEAAPASHPPGTTIELRELYFNTPARRKFLKSEATEFAHCEEAFKRIALSRPDVGFSLQHNGRTVWQLNPGLRIEDRGLRGEDDGGWMQNAALKRVAALLGAEFGNAAVPVSGSAANLTLHGLAALPAYSRGNRDAQYFFVNGRFVRDKVASHALRQAYQDILHHQRHPAFVLFLELPAEQVDVNVHPAKSEVRFREGQGIHQFIFHTLQQALAAPALSGAATQERAIQAPIPTQQRIPLAAAQLNATYQVWEAQTGSGKWGVKSGEAASGEWKVESGQTAPAESSSLPAIQSPTTSHYPLSTDHPLGFALAQLSGVYILAQNEQGLIVVDMHAAHERIVYEKLKASMDHEAIATQPLLIPVCFQTDAHDVATVEAEQDALHKLGFDIKPLSPTQIAIRAMPVLLKQAEAEAAARDILNELRKYGGSRMLTERRNELLASLACHGAVRANRILSVPEMNALLREMEQTERSGQCNHGRPTWFALTMNELDKMFMRGQ; the protein is encoded by the coding sequence ATGCCTTCATACATCCGCGTATTGCCCGAACTCCTGATCAACCAGATCGCTGCAGGCGAGGTGATCGAACGTCCGGCGGCCGCACTCAAGGAACTGCTGGAAAACAGTCTGGATGCAGGCGCCACCGATATCACGGTCCAACTGGATAATGGCGGCATCAAACTGCTGCGTATACGCGACAACGGGCGCGGCATCGTGCGCGATGAACTCGCGCTCGCACTCATGCGCCATGCCACGAGCAAAATCGCGTCACTGGACGATCTGCAAAGCGTTGAAAGCATGGGCTTTCGCGGTGAGGCGCTGGCCAGTATGGCCGCTGTGGCACAGCTCACCTTATCGAGCCGCACTGCACATGACACTCACGGCTGGATGGTTGAGGCAATCGATGGACGTATCAGCGAGGCCGCGCCTGCAAGCCATCCGCCGGGCACCACGATCGAGTTGCGCGAGTTGTATTTCAACACCCCCGCGCGCCGTAAATTTTTAAAATCCGAGGCGACCGAATTCGCCCACTGCGAAGAAGCCTTCAAGCGCATCGCGCTCTCGCGTCCCGATGTCGGATTTTCGCTGCAACACAACGGCCGTACCGTCTGGCAACTCAATCCAGGATTGAGGATTGAGGATCGAGGATTGAGGGGCGAAGACGATGGCGGTTGGATGCAAAATGCCGCATTAAAGCGCGTTGCAGCGCTGCTCGGTGCTGAATTCGGCAATGCGGCCGTTCCCGTATCGGGCAGCGCGGCCAACCTGACCTTGCATGGACTTGCCGCCCTGCCCGCCTATTCGCGCGGCAATCGCGATGCACAATACTTTTTCGTTAACGGCCGCTTCGTGCGCGACAAAGTGGCCAGTCACGCGCTACGTCAGGCTTATCAGGACATCCTGCACCACCAGCGGCACCCCGCCTTTGTCTTGTTTCTTGAGCTACCGGCGGAGCAAGTGGACGTAAACGTGCATCCTGCTAAGTCTGAGGTGCGCTTTCGCGAGGGGCAAGGCATACACCAGTTCATTTTCCATACCCTGCAACAGGCACTCGCCGCCCCTGCCCTGTCGGGCGCTGCGACCCAGGAGAGGGCAATTCAGGCACCCATTCCGACTCAGCAACGCATACCGCTCGCTGCGGCGCAACTCAATGCAACCTATCAGGTGTGGGAAGCACAAACGGGGAGTGGAAAGTGGGGAGTAAAGAGTGGAGAAGCGGCAAGTGGTGAGTGGAAAGTGGAAAGCGGGCAAACTGCTCCCGCTGAGAGCTCCTCACTGCCCGCTATCCAATCACCAACGACTTCCCACTATCCACTCTCCACTGACCATCCTTTAGGTTTTGCCTTAGCCCAGTTGTCCGGCGTGTATATCCTCGCGCAAAATGAGCAGGGGCTGATCGTCGTGGACATGCACGCAGCTCACGAGCGTATCGTTTATGAAAAGCTCAAGGCTTCTATGGATCATGAAGCCATCGCCACGCAGCCTTTGCTGATTCCGGTGTGTTTTCAAACCGATGCGCACGATGTCGCAACGGTAGAAGCCGAGCAGGACGCACTGCATAAGCTGGGATTTGACATTAAACCGCTCTCGCCCACCCAGATTGCGATCCGTGCCATGCCGGTGCTGCTCAAACAGGCGGAAGCGGAAGCGGCTGCGCGCGACATCTTGAACGAGCTGCGCAAATACGGTGGCAGCAGGATGCTCACTGAGCGCCGCAATGAGCTGCTGGCAAGCTTAGCCTGCCATGGTGCGGTGCGTGCCAACCGGATTTTGAGCGTACCTGAGATGAACGCGCTGCTGCGCGAAATGGAACAGACCGAACGGTCAGGCCAGTGCAACCACGGTCGCCCGACCTGGTTTGCGCTGACGATGAACGAACTCGACAAGATGTTTATGCGCGGACAGTAA
- a CDS encoding PAS domain S-box protein, translating into MKIQHMLEKVQRNLVLWVIVLLLCWVMLAWVMAARNFDGELFELVEREQHSAETTSTDVADSIKRSLHFVAGIPDTFQNAMRARKALGEFPPDVQPTTLSKTDAVKKWTANPVLEDINKYFELTQRSLGVDLVFLVNAAGDCISASNWGQPGVSIGTNFSDRQWFQDAKTWFRGMQYAVGKTTHVPGLYFSTPIVLDGKFQGAVVAKIDLPTLGFLTQRADAYIVDSNGVIIMAHDPEMVMLTIPDATVNKLSRQDKQQLYQRTEFASLKIESWKGSDRLKRINGENFPHVLAATSLPEYGMTVYAESDLPGIAVLERDRRNMFFLISLLGCTLILIGGGLIYYFRSVRDAKHTVEESESRLRLLLESVNGGIWGQSLNGGICTFINAAGAKMLGYQPDELLGQSLHSLVHHTYPDGAHYEAEICPMHATSLDGIPRKINNEVLWRRDGTSIAVEYSTHPMYRDGRIEGTVVVFEDITERQRMERQMQERDAVYSAAIKTSVDGFWTVDLEGYLLEVNDAYVQASGYTRDELLSMRVSQLEVIDSEADVETRIEKIRREGSDEFESRHRTKAGRIWDVSVAVSYAPIAGGRLFCFVKDITERKQQAKLLEAAREKAESANRAKSDFLANMSHEIRTPMNAVIGFSELALDDPNPVSQRAHLQQIIESSRSLLGILNDILDFSKIESRQMTLEMEVLNLDELLGQVRRMFVMQAKERTLDLVVAREAGVPNILTGDPLRLRQILTNLLGNAIKFTNQGAVSLNVRAIQTNSENVTLDFCVKDSGIGMSAAQLASLFQPFVQADNSITRRFGGTGLGLTISRNLARLMDGDIRVDSVAGTGSEFHFEVTLPIANAMQLASHVKDVPPVQDMTQALYGKRALLVEDNKVNQLLATHVIKKLGMLLDIANHGVEAIECVEHQQYDVVLMDIQMPVMDGLEATRLIRQDSRFASLPIVAMSAGVTLDEQEKCSEVGMTDFIGKPIDSELLTQMLIKLCVDVDKESLRPDSPVLSNSGVLHIEGFDDERLAEVVALLGDHDLLFELIASMRLEFAEIVEQVTRLIDSNQMEEAKSKLHALKGVAGNLGADRICAVIATLEAKLNAGQSPSEALEDFVQVWNLFMNT; encoded by the coding sequence GTGAAAATCCAGCATATGTTAGAAAAAGTGCAACGCAATCTCGTGCTATGGGTCATCGTTTTGCTGCTGTGTTGGGTAATGCTGGCATGGGTGATGGCGGCACGGAATTTTGACGGTGAGCTTTTTGAGCTTGTAGAGAGAGAGCAGCACAGTGCAGAAACCACGTCGACCGATGTTGCAGACAGCATTAAACGCAGTTTGCATTTTGTCGCAGGGATACCGGATACTTTTCAAAATGCCATGCGTGCCAGAAAAGCGCTGGGAGAATTTCCCCCTGATGTTCAGCCGACAACGCTGAGTAAAACCGATGCGGTAAAAAAATGGACCGCTAATCCCGTGCTGGAGGATATAAATAAATATTTTGAATTAACCCAGCGTTCGCTCGGGGTTGATCTGGTTTTTCTGGTCAATGCCGCAGGTGACTGCATTTCGGCGAGTAACTGGGGCCAGCCTGGCGTCAGCATCGGTACCAACTTTTCTGACCGTCAGTGGTTTCAGGATGCGAAAACCTGGTTTCGCGGCATGCAATATGCTGTGGGTAAAACTACGCATGTTCCCGGACTCTATTTTTCCACGCCTATCGTGCTCGACGGTAAGTTTCAGGGGGCGGTAGTGGCCAAGATTGATCTGCCTACGCTGGGGTTTTTAACGCAACGGGCGGATGCCTATATCGTCGATAGCAACGGCGTTATCATCATGGCACATGATCCTGAAATGGTCATGTTGACGATTCCGGATGCCACGGTAAATAAATTGAGCCGTCAGGACAAGCAGCAACTCTATCAGCGTACGGAATTTGCGTCACTAAAAATTGAGTCTTGGAAAGGTTCTGACCGGTTAAAACGCATCAATGGTGAAAATTTCCCACATGTGCTAGCAGCAACCTCACTGCCCGAATACGGGATGACTGTCTATGCGGAAAGTGATTTGCCGGGCATTGCGGTGCTGGAGCGAGATCGGCGTAACATGTTCTTTCTGATCAGTTTGTTAGGCTGTACGCTGATTTTGATCGGTGGCGGTTTGATTTATTATTTTCGATCGGTGCGCGATGCAAAGCATACCGTGGAGGAGAGTGAGTCCCGCCTGCGTTTGTTGTTAGAGTCCGTGAATGGCGGAATATGGGGGCAATCGCTCAATGGCGGTATTTGCACCTTTATCAATGCTGCTGGAGCGAAAATGCTGGGTTATCAGCCGGATGAGTTATTAGGCCAATCGCTGCACAGCCTTGTGCACCATACTTATCCGGATGGTGCACATTATGAGGCAGAGATATGTCCGATGCATGCAACGTCCCTCGACGGAATACCTCGTAAGATCAATAACGAAGTATTGTGGCGTCGCGATGGTACGAGTATAGCTGTCGAGTATTCAACACATCCGATGTATCGGGATGGCCGCATTGAAGGTACTGTGGTGGTGTTTGAAGATATCACCGAGCGTCAGCGCATGGAACGGCAGATGCAAGAAAGGGATGCCGTTTATAGCGCTGCCATTAAAACATCGGTCGATGGATTTTGGACGGTAGATCTGGAGGGCTATCTTCTTGAAGTCAATGATGCCTATGTGCAAGCATCAGGCTATACGCGGGATGAGTTGCTAAGTATGCGAGTCAGTCAGCTTGAAGTAATCGATTCGGAGGCCGATGTAGAGACGCGCATCGAGAAAATAAGGCGTGAGGGAAGTGATGAATTCGAGTCGCGCCACCGCACCAAAGCGGGGCGAATCTGGGATGTATCGGTTGCCGTCTCCTACGCGCCGATTGCGGGCGGACGTCTGTTCTGTTTTGTGAAAGACATCACCGAGCGTAAACAGCAGGCAAAATTACTTGAGGCCGCGCGTGAGAAGGCAGAGTCGGCTAATCGTGCCAAAAGTGATTTTCTGGCCAATATGTCTCACGAAATCCGCACACCGATGAATGCGGTGATCGGATTTTCGGAACTTGCGCTTGATGACCCTAATCCGGTATCACAGCGCGCGCATTTGCAACAGATCATTGAGTCTTCGCGCTCCTTGCTCGGCATACTCAACGATATCCTCGATTTCTCCAAGATTGAATCACGGCAGATGACGCTGGAGATGGAGGTGCTCAATCTCGATGAGTTGCTAGGCCAGGTGCGCCGTATGTTTGTCATGCAGGCTAAGGAAAGGACGCTGGATCTTGTTGTGGCAAGAGAGGCTGGGGTGCCGAATATACTGACAGGAGACCCGCTGCGTCTGAGACAGATTTTGACTAATCTGCTGGGGAATGCGATTAAATTCACTAACCAGGGGGCAGTCAGTCTTAATGTGCGGGCAATTCAGACGAATAGCGAGAATGTCACACTCGATTTTTGCGTTAAAGACAGTGGTATTGGCATGAGTGCAGCGCAGTTGGCAAGTCTGTTTCAGCCCTTTGTGCAGGCGGATAATTCAATCACACGCCGTTTTGGCGGAACGGGGTTGGGATTGACGATCAGCCGGAATCTGGCGCGATTGATGGATGGTGATATCCGGGTTGACAGCGTAGCGGGTACAGGCAGTGAGTTTCATTTTGAGGTGACGCTGCCAATAGCTAATGCAATGCAGTTGGCATCGCATGTCAAGGATGTACCACCTGTGCAGGATATGACGCAGGCGTTATACGGTAAGCGAGCGCTCCTGGTGGAAGACAACAAGGTGAACCAGTTGCTCGCGACCCACGTCATTAAAAAGCTCGGGATGCTGCTCGATATTGCCAATCACGGTGTAGAGGCCATTGAGTGTGTTGAGCATCAGCAGTACGACGTGGTGCTGATGGATATCCAGATGCCTGTGATGGATGGCTTGGAGGCAACCCGCTTGATTCGTCAGGATAGCCGCTTTGCCAGTCTGCCGATTGTAGCGATGAGCGCCGGCGTTACGCTGGATGAGCAGGAGAAGTGTTCGGAAGTCGGAATGACTGATTTTATCGGTAAGCCGATCGATTCGGAACTGCTGACTCAAATGCTCATTAAGCTGTGTGTCGATGTGGATAAGGAGTCATTGCGGCCGGATAGCCCTGTTTTATCCAATTCAGGCGTGTTGCACATAGAGGGCTTTGATGACGAGCGACTCGCCGAGGTCGTTGCCTTGCTGGGCGATCACGATTTGCTGTTCGAATTGATTGCCTCCATGCGTCTGGAGTTCGCGGAAATCGTCGAGCAGGTCACACGGTTGATCGATTCAAATCAAATGGAGGAGGCGAAAAGTAAATTACACGCGCTCAAAGGCGTGGCCGGTAATCTCGGCGCTGACCGGATTTGTGCGGTGATAGCCACATTAGAGGCTAAGCTCAATGCAGGTCAATCACCCTCTGAAGCGTTAGAAGATTTTGTTCAGGTTTGGAATCTGTTTATGAACACCTAG
- a CDS encoding Re/Si-specific NAD(P)(+) transhydrogenase subunit alpha, with the protein MRIGIPAETHAGEKRVATVPEIVEKLIKQGFNVAVESGAGDGANFSDEAYRTAGAEIVNDKAALWAESDIVFKVTVPTSSEVNLMRVGITLIGFIWPAQNPELMQQLAAKKATVLAIDALPRQLSRAQKMDALTSQAGVAGYRAVIEAANVFGRFFNGQITAAGKVPPAKVFIAGAGVAGLAAIGTAAGLGAVVRANDTRAEVADQVKSLGGEFVKVEYEEEGGGGGGYAKVMSEGFLQAQREMYAKQAREVDIIITTALIPGRPAPMLITAEMVKSMRPGSVIVDMAAERGGNCELTEAGKAVVKHGVTIVGYTDLNSRLARQSSTLYATNLFRLTEELCKTKDGVINVNMEDDAIRGLTVIKDGEITWPAPAIKMPPPKPAVAAKPAPAAHGSSGAPASAGKTAAFFAVAALLFLLIGAYAPPAFLGHFTVFVLACFVGYMVVWNVTPALHTPLMSVTNAISSIIAIGALVQVSPPMMLDMTRPDDWIRALAVAGIALTAVNMFGGFAVTRRMLAMFRK; encoded by the coding sequence ATGCGTATAGGCATTCCTGCGGAAACGCATGCAGGCGAGAAGCGCGTCGCGACAGTACCTGAGATCGTCGAGAAACTCATCAAGCAGGGTTTCAATGTCGCGGTCGAATCGGGTGCAGGTGACGGGGCGAATTTCAGCGATGAAGCTTACCGCACGGCGGGTGCTGAAATCGTGAATGATAAAGCTGCGCTGTGGGCAGAATCCGACATCGTATTCAAGGTAACGGTACCGACCAGTAGCGAAGTCAACCTGATGCGGGTAGGCATCACCCTGATCGGCTTTATCTGGCCTGCGCAAAATCCCGAACTGATGCAGCAACTGGCCGCCAAAAAGGCGACGGTGCTGGCCATCGACGCACTGCCGCGCCAACTCTCCCGCGCACAAAAGATGGACGCGCTGACCTCCCAGGCTGGGGTTGCCGGTTACCGGGCTGTTATCGAGGCCGCTAATGTATTCGGGCGCTTCTTTAACGGCCAGATCACGGCGGCCGGCAAAGTGCCGCCTGCTAAAGTCTTTATCGCCGGTGCTGGCGTCGCAGGCTTAGCGGCTATCGGCACGGCGGCAGGTTTAGGCGCTGTGGTGCGCGCCAATGATACCCGTGCAGAAGTGGCCGATCAGGTCAAATCGCTGGGCGGTGAATTCGTTAAAGTCGAGTATGAAGAAGAGGGCGGTGGCGGCGGTGGTTACGCCAAGGTAATGTCTGAAGGCTTCTTGCAGGCGCAACGCGAAATGTACGCCAAACAGGCGCGTGAAGTGGACATCATTATCACTACGGCCCTGATCCCGGGACGACCTGCGCCCATGCTGATCACCGCCGAGATGGTGAAGTCGATGCGCCCCGGCAGTGTCATCGTCGATATGGCGGCCGAGCGCGGTGGCAATTGTGAATTGACCGAAGCGGGAAAAGCCGTGGTGAAGCACGGCGTGACCATCGTAGGTTACACCGATCTTAACAGCCGTTTGGCACGCCAGTCCTCCACGCTGTATGCAACCAATCTGTTCCGTCTGACTGAGGAACTATGCAAGACTAAAGACGGCGTTATCAACGTCAACATGGAAGACGATGCCATTCGCGGCCTGACCGTCATCAAGGACGGCGAGATCACCTGGCCTGCACCCGCGATAAAAATGCCGCCACCTAAACCGGCCGTTGCTGCCAAACCTGCGCCTGCCGCGCACGGTAGTAGCGGTGCGCCGGCCTCGGCAGGAAAAACGGCTGCATTTTTTGCTGTCGCCGCATTGCTGTTTCTGCTCATCGGTGCTTACGCGCCTCCCGCATTCTTAGGCCACTTTACCGTATTCGTGCTCGCCTGTTTCGTAGGTTACATGGTGGTGTGGAACGTCACGCCCGCCCTGCATACGCCGTTGATGAGCGTGACTAACGCAATTTCCAGCATCATCGCAATCGGTGCGCTGGTGCAGGTTTCACCACCAATGATGTTGGATATGACTCGCCCGGATGACTGGATACGCGCGCTGGCGGTGGCGGGGATTGCACTCACGGCGGTCAATATGTTCGGCGGCTTTGCCGTTACCCGGCGCATGCTGGCGATGTTCCGCAAATAA